Within Protaetiibacter intestinalis, the genomic segment GACACCGGGAGCTGCACGACCTCGACCGACTCGAACACCCCGAGCTCGCGGGCGAGCTCGGCCACGCGCTCGGCGCTCGCGTGCACGTGGGCGAAGTCGAAGCCGTCCCAGGCGACCGACGGGATGCGCACGAGACCCGAGAGTTCGGCGAGCGCGGTCGGGAGTCCCGCCGCCACCGCCTCCCGGAACTCGTCCACCCGGGGGGTGGAGGCGGACACGGACGACGGGTCGGACTCAGCCATGTGGGCTATCTTAAGCTGACCGACCAGCGAGGATCCCGTGCCGAAGAACACCCCCACCGACCCGACCGCCGACGCCCCGGAGAACCCGGAGAGCGCGCCGTCCGCCGGCAAGGGGCACGCCACCCCCACCCGCAAGGAGCAGGAGGCGGCCCGCAAGCGCCCGCTCGTGCCCGAGGACCGCAAGGCGGCGTCCCGCGAGTCGAAGGCGAAGCTCGCCGAACAGCGCGAACGGGCCCGGGTCGGCATGGCCAACGGCGAGGAGAAGTTCCTCCCCATCCGCGACAAGGGACCGCAGAAGAAGTACGTGCGCGACTACGTCGACGCGCGCTGGAGCGCGGGCGAGCTGCTGCTGCCGCTCATGTTCCTCGTGATCCTCACCTACTTCGTGCCCTACGTCGAGGTGGCCTACTACGCGCTCATCGCGGTGTGGGTGTTCATCATCCTCGTGGCGGTCGACTGCCTCGTCATGTGCGCCCAGCTGCAGAAGAAGCTGACCGCCAAGTTCGGCGAGGGCAAGGTGGAGAAGTTCCGCTGGTACGCGACGATGCGCGCCGTCCAGCTGCGCGCCCTGCGCCTCCCGAAGCCCCAGGTCAAGCGCGGCAAGTTCCCCGCGTAGGCCTACAGCCCGCGGTTGACGGCGCGGGCCCAGAAGGGGCCCTCGTAGAGGAACGCCGTGTAGCCCTGCACGAGGGTTGCCCCCGCGTCGAGGCGCTCCCGCACCTCGGCGGCCGTCGTCACGCCGCCCACCGAGATGAGGCACAGCTCGGGGCCGACGGTCTCGCGCAGCAGGCGCAGCATCGCGAGCGAGCGGGCGGCGAGCGGGGCGCCCGAGAGGCCGCCCTCCCCCGCCGCGGCGACGACCGCGGCATCCGTCGTGAGCCCCTCGCGCGACAGGGTCGTGTTGGTCGCGACGATGCCGGCGAGCCGGATGCGCTGCACGAGCTCCGCGATCCGCAGCGCCTGGTCGTCGGTGAGGTCCGGGGCGATCTTCACGAGCACCGGCACCTCCCCGGCGGCGTCGCGCACGGCGGTGAGCAGCGGCTCGAGCTTGTCGAGCTCCTGCAGACCGCGCAGCCCGGGCGTGTTCGGGGAGGAGACGTTGACGACGAGGTAGTCGGCGTGCGGCGCGAGCAGCCGCGTGCTCACGAGGTAGTCCTCGATCGCCTCCTCGACCGGCACGACCTTCGTCTTGCCGATGTTGACGCCGATCACGGGACGGATGCGCGCCCGCCGCGCGCGGGCGATGCGCGGCGCCGCCGCCACCGCACCCGCGTTGTTGAAGCCCATGCGGTTGACGACCGCGCGATCCGGGATCAGCCGGAACAGGCGCGGCTTCGGGTTGCCCGGCTGCGGCCTCGCGGTGATCGTCCCCACCTCGACGTGCCCGAAGCCGAGCGCGCCGAGCCCCGCGATCCCGAGCGCCTCCTTGTCGAAACCGGCGGCCAGGCCGAACGGCGAGGGGAAGAGGAGCCCGAGCGTACGCACCTCGTGCGCGGCCGCGGGGCGGGTGAGGGCGCGCGTGAGCGGGCGCAGCAGCGGCCAGCCGAGGATGCGGATGACGACGAACGCGAGATGGTGGGCGGTCTCGGGGTCGAAACGCGACAGGACGAGCCGGAACAGGAGACGGTACATGCCGCCCCCAGGCTAGCGCCTCAGGAGTCGTCGCCCGTCGCGACGGCGGGCTCGTGCGCGGCCGCGTGCTCCACCCGGAGCAGGGTGATCGCCGACTCGAAGTCCTCGAGCGAGTCGAAGCCCTGGTAGACGCTCGCGAACCGCAGGTAGGCGACCTCGTCGAGCTCGCGCAGCGGCGGCAGGATGGCGAGGCCGATGTCGTTCGCGTCGATCTGGGCCACGCCCGTCGCGCGGATCGTCTCCTCCACGCGCTGGGCGAGCAGCGCGAGATCCGCGTCGCTCACCGGGCGGCCCTGGCACGCCTTCCGCACGCCCGAGACGATCTTCTCGCGGCTGAACGGCTCCACGATGCCGGAGCGCTTGATGACGTTGAGGCTCGCCGTCTCGGTCGTCGAGAAGCGCCGGCCGCACTCGGGGCACTGGCGGCGTCGGCGGATCGACAACCCGTCATCGCTCGTCCGCGAGTCGATGACCCGGCTGTCGGGGTGACGGCAGAAGGGGCAGAACATCCCCCTCAGAGTAGCCGCTCGGCCCGCGCCTCACTCGAAACGCGCGACCACCGCGTCGCCGTGCGCGGGCAGCTCCTCGGCGTCCGAGAAGGCGCGGATGCGGTCAGCCACCTCGCGCAGCGCCTCGCGCTCGTACCGCACCACCTGCTGCGGACGCAGGAACGTCGCCGCCCCGAGCCCCGAGGAGAACCGCGCCTGCCCGCCCGTCGGCAGCACGTGGTTGGAGCCCGCGAGGTAGTCGCCGAGGCTCACGGGCGAGAACGGGCCGACGAAGATCGCGCCGGCGTCCGTGATGTCGGCGAGCACGGCATCCGGGTCGGCCGTCTGCAGCTCGAGGTGCTCGGGGCCGTAGAGGTTGCTGAACTCGGCGGCGGCGGCCAGGTCGTCCACCAGCACGAGCGCCGACTGGGGCGCGTCGAGCGCCGCGCCGGCACGGTCGCGGTGGGTGGTCGCCGCGAGCTGACGTTCGAGCTCCGCCACGACCGCCTCCGCGAGCTGCGGGGCGTCGGTCACCAGGATGGCGGCCGCGAGCTCGTCGTGCTCGGCCTGGCTCAGCAGGTCGGCCGCCACGAGCGCCGGGTCGGCGGTGCCGTCGGCGATCACCAGGATCTCGGTCGGCCCGGCCTCCGCGTCGATGCCGACCACGCCGCGCACGAGACGCTTCGCGGCGGCCACGAAGACGTTGCCCGGACCGGTGACCATGTCGACCGCCTCGAGCCCCGCATCCGGCACCCCGTAGGCGAACGCGCCGATCGCACCCGCGCCGCCCATCGCGAACACGTCGTCGACGCCCAGCAGGCCCGCCGCGGCGAGGATCGTCGGGTGCACCGAGCCGCCGAACTGCGCCTGCGGCGGCGAGGCCAGCACGACCGATGCGACCCCCGCGACCTGCGCGGGCACGACGTTCATGACGACGCTCGAGGGGTAGACGGCCTTCCCGCCCGGAACGTAGAAACCGGCCCGGCGCACCGGCTGCCAGCGCTGCTCGACCCGGGCGCCCGGGCCCAGCTCCGTCACCGCGGGCGCCGGCACCTGCGCGGCCGAGGCACGGCGCACCCGCACGATCGCCTCCTCGAGGGCCGCCCGCACCGCGGGGTCGAGCGCCTCGACGGCCGCCGCGATCTCGTCGGCCCCCACCCGCAGCCGCGCGGGCCGCACCCGGTCGAAGCGCTCCGACTGGTCCAGCAGCGCCGCCGAGCCGCGCTCGCGCACCTCCTCGATGAGGGCGTGCGCCGCCTCCGAGGCGACCGCCACGTCGACGCGGGCGCGCGGGATGAGGGCGCCGAGCTCGGCGCGCGTCGGACGGGTGCCCCGGAGGTCGAGAGTCTGGATCATCGCGAGACAATGCTAGAGGGCGCGGAATGGCCGCTCCCCCCGAGCAGTTGGACCCGGTGATGGAAGACAGCAGCAGCACCCCGCACGAGCCGCGCATCGTCGACGACCTCTCCGCCTTCAAGCTCGCGTTCCGGCGCCTCGCCGCCGGCGTCTCCGTCGTCACCGCGCGCGACCCCGACGGCCGCCCGGTCGGCTTCACCGCCACCTCGCTCGCCTCCCTCGCCGCCGTGCCGCCGCTCGCCACCTTCAACATGGCGCGCGTGTCGAGCGCGTGGCGCGCCATCGAGCAGACCGACCACGTCATCATCCACATCCTCGGCGCCCGCAACGCCGGCGTCGCCGCCCACATGGCGGCGGACCACGACCGCCGCTTCGACGGCGACCACTGGTCCCCCGGCCCCCTGGGCCTCCCCCTCCTCGACGACGTGCCCGCCTGGATGCTCGGCCGCATCGTCGGCCGCTACCCCGTGCACGACAACGCCGTCATCGTCGCCCAGATCGAGGACGGCGGCCTCGGCGCCCCCGACGAGGCCCTCCTCTACCACGAGCGCACCTTCCTCCGCCCCGGCGACCCCGCCTGACGTCGAGCGAAGGGGCCCGGATCTCGTCTCCGAGTCGCTGGCACCGGGTCTGGCGGGAGCGCGTCGGCGCGCAGCGACGACACGCGAGGGAATGCGACTCGGAGACGAGATCCGGGCCCCTGAGCGGGGGAACGTGACTGAGAGGCGTCAGACGACGCAGTTCGGGCCGAGCAAGCTCTTGAGCTCGCCGTAGAGGTCGGCGGTGACGGCGACCGGGTAGGGGATCTCGAAGAGGCGGGCGGAGTCGCCGCGCACGAGGCGCAGGCGCACCTCGGAGTCGCCGTGGTGGCGGATGAGCACGTCGGAGAGGGCGGAGACGACGTCGGTCGTGGCGCGGTTCTCGGCGACCTGGATGACGAGGGGGCCGGAGCCGAGGCTCGCGCCCGTGTCGGGGACGAACATGCTCGCCGCGTGCAGGGAGACGCCGTCGTCGCGCTGGCTGACGCGGGCCCGGATCACCACCACCTGGTCGGCCTGCAGTCCCGGCGAGAACTCCTGGTAGGTCTTGCCGAGGAACATGACGGAGACCTCGCCGCCGAAGTCCTCGACGGTGACGACGCCGTAGGGGTTGCCGGAGTTGCGGGCGGTGCGGTGCTGCACGCTCGTGAGCAGACCCGCGACGGTGACGGTCTCGCCGTCCTGGATGGTCTCGGAGGCGTGCAGTTCGGCGATGCCGATGCTGGCGTGCTTGGCGAGCAGCACCTGCAGGCCGTCGAGGGGGTGCTCGGAGACGTAGAGGCCGAGCATCTCGCGCTCGAAGGCGAGCTTGTCCTTCTTCGACCACTCGGGGCGTTCGGGCACGTGGTCGACGGCGGCGGGTTCGTCCCACAGCGAGTCGAAGTCGAACCCGACCTGGCCGTTGGCCTCGTTGCGCTTGACGGAGACGGCGGATTCGACGGACTCCTCGTGGATCTCGATGAGGGCCCGGCGGGTGGCGCCGAGCGAGTCGAAGGCCCCCGCCTTGATGAGGGATTCGATGGTGCGCTTGTTGAGGGCGGTGAGCGGCACCTTGCGCAGGAAGTCGTGGAAGGAGGTGAACGCCCCCTTCTCCTCGCGGGCGGCGCGGATCTGGTCGACGACGCCGAAGCCGACGTTGCGCACCGCGCCGAGGCCGAAGCGGATGTCCTCGCCGACGGCGGCGAAGTAGCCGATGGACTCGTTGACGTCGGGCGGCAGCACGTGGATGCCCATGCGCCGGCACTCGTTGAGGTAGATGGCGAGCTTGTCGCGGGCGTCGCCGACGCTCGTGAGCAGGGCCGCCATGTACTCGGCCGGGTAGTGCGACTTGAGGTAGGCGGTCCAGTAGCTGAGCACGCCGTAGGCCGCCGAGTGCGCCTTGTTGAAGGCGTAGTCGGAGAACGGCAGCAGGATGTCCCACAGCGCCTTCACGGCGGTGTCGGAGAAGCCGCGCTCCTTCATGCCGCCCGAGAAGCCCTCGTACTGCTTGTCGAGTTCGGACTTCTTCTTCTTGCCCATCGCGCGGCGCAGGATGTCGGCCTGGCCGAGCGAGAAGCCCGCCACCCGCTGGGCGATGGCCATCACCTGCTCCTGGTAGACGATGAGGCCGTAGGTGGTCTCGAGGATGTCGCGCAGCGGCTCCTCGAGCTCGGGGTGGATGGGGACGATCTTCTGCTGCCCGTTCTTGCGCAGCGCGTAGTCGGTGTGCGCGTCGGCGCCCATCGGGCCGGGGCGGTACAGCGCGAGGACGGCCGAGATGTCTTCGAAGTTGTCGGGCTTCATGAGCCGCAGCAGGCCGCGCATGGGGCCGCCGTCGAGCTGGAACACGCCGAGCGTGTCGCCGCGGGCGAGCAGTTCGTAGGCGGCGGGGTCGTCGAGCTCGAGGTCTTCGAGCACGGGCCGGAAGCCGCGGTTGGCCTCGATGTTGTCGAGGGCGTCGTCGATGATGGTGAGGTTGCGCAGCCCCAGGAAGTCCATCTTGATGAGGCCGAGCGCCTCGGCGGCCGGATAGTCGAACTGCGTGACGATCTGGCCGTCCTGCTCCCGCTTCATGATCGGGATGATGTCGATGAGCGGTTCGCTCGACATGATGACGCCGGCGGCGTGCACGCCCCACTGGCGCTTGAGCCCTTCGAGGCCGCGCGCCGTCTCGAAGACGGTGCGCGCCTCCGCGTCGGTGTCGAGCAGGGTGCGGAAGTCGCCCGCCTCCTTGTAGCGCGGGTGGGCGGGGTCGACGATGCCGCCGAGCGGGATGTCCTTGCCCATGATGGCGGGCGGCATCGCCTTGGTGAGCTTCTCGCCCATCGAGAAGGGGAAGCCGAGCACGCGGCCGGAGTCCTTGAGCGCCTGCTTGGCCTTGATGGTGCCGTAGGTCACGATCTGGGCGACGCGTTCCTCGCCGTACTTCTCGGTGACGTACTTGATGACCTCGCCGCGGCGACGTTCGTCGAAGTCCACGTCGAAGTCGGGCATCGAGACGCGGTCGGGGTTGAGGAACCGCTCGAAGATGAGGCCGTGCTGCAGCGGGTCGAGGTCGGTGATCTTCATCGCGTACGCGGCCATCGAGCCGGCACCCGAGCCGCGGCCCGGTCCCACGCGGATGCCGTGGTCCTTGGACCAGTTGATGAAGTCGGCGACGACGAGGAAGTAGCCGGGGAAGCCCATCTGGGTGATGACGCCCGTCTCGTATTCGGCCTGCTGCCGCACCTCCTCCGGGATGCCGTTCGGGTAGCGCTCGTGGAGGCCCTTCTCGACCTCCTTCACGAACCAGCTCTCCTCGGTCTCGCCCGCGGGCACCGGGTAGCGCGGCATGTAGTTGGCGCTCGTGTTGAACTCCACCTCGCAGCGCTCGGCGATCAGCAGCGTGTTGTCGCACGCGTCGGGGTGGTCGCGGAACAGCTGGCGCATCTGCGCCGGGGTCTTGAGGTAGAACTCCTGCGCGTCGAACTTGAAGCGGTTCGGGTCGGCCATGGTGGAGCCCGACTGCACGCACAGCAGGATCTCGTGCGCCGAGGAGTCGTGCGCGTGCGTGTAGTGCAGGTCGTTGGTGGCGACGAGCGGCAGGTCGAGGTCTTTCGAGAGCCGGATGAGGTCGGCCATGACGCGACGCTCGATGCCGAGCCCGTGGTCCATGAGCTCGACGAAGAAGTTCTCCTTGCCGAAGATGTCGCGGAACTCGGCCGCGGCCTCCCGGGCGGCCTCGTACTGGCCGAGCCGGAGGCGGGTCTGCACCTCGCCGGAGGGGCAGCCGGTGGTGGCGATGATGCCCTTCGCGTACCGCTGCAGCAGTTCGCGGTCCATGCGCGGCTTGAAGTAGTAGCCCTCGATGGAGGCGAGGCTGGAGAGCCGGAACAGGTTGTGCATTCCCGCGGTGTTCTCTGCCCACATCGTCATGTGGGTGTAGGCGCCGGAGCCGGAGACGTCGTCCTCTCCCCCGTTGCCCCAGCGCACGCGCGTCTTGTCGGTGCGGTGGGTGCCGGGCGTGAGGTACGCCTCGGTGCCGATGATGGGCTTGACGCCCGCGGCGGTCGCCTGCGACCAGAAGTCGAAGGCGCCGAAGTTGTTGCCGTGGTCGGTGACGGCGATCGCCGGCATGCCCTGCTCGGCGACGGCCTTCATGAGGTCGCCGACGCGGGCGGCCCCGTCGAGCATGCTGTATTCGCTGTGCACGTGCAGGTGCACGAAGGAATCGCTGCTCGTCACACGGTCTCCGTCGGGGCTCGGTACTCCAGACTAATCGTCGCGGAGGACGTCGAGGGCGCGCTGCAGGTCGTCGGGGTAGCGTGTCTCGAACTCGACGTACTCCCCGGTCGCCGGATGCCGGAATCCGAGCTTGACGGCGTGCAGCCACTGCCGGGTGAGGCCGAGCCGGGCGGCGAGCGTGGGGTCGGCGCCGTACAGGATGTCGCCCACGCAGGGGTGTCGCTGCGCCGACATGTGCACGCGGATCTGGTGGGTGCGGCCGGTCTCGAGGTGGATCTCGAGCAGGGTGGCGGCGCGCATCGCCTCGAGCGTGTCGTAGTGGGTGACGGCGTGCTTGCCGTCGGCGGTGACCGCGAACTTCCAGCTGGAGCCCGGATGCCGCCCGACGGGCGCGTCGATCGTGCCCGAGAACGGATCGGGGTGGCCCTGCACGACGGCGTGGTAGATCTTGTCGACGTCGCGGTCGTGGAAGGCGCGCTTGAGCTCGGTGTAGGCCCGCTCGCTCTTGGCGACGACCATGAGGCCGCTCGTGCCGACGTCGAGGCGGTGCACGATGCCCTGCCGCTCGGCCGAACCGGAGGTCGAGATCCGGTAGCCGGCGCCCGCGAGGGCGCCGAGCACCGTGGGACCGTCCCAGCCGCTCGCGGGATGCGCGGCGACCCCGACCGGTTTGTCGATCACGACGATGTCGTCGTCGTCGTGCACGACGGCGAAGCCCGGGACGAGCTGCGGCACGACCGTGGGCTCGAGCTTCGGCGCCCACTCGACCTCGAGCCAGCCGGGGCGAATGCGGTCGGACTTCGCGAGCACCGTCCCGTCGAGCGTCGCCCCGCCCGCCTCCACGACCTCCGCCGCGAAGGTGCGCGAGAATCCCAGCAGGCGCGCGACGGCGGCATCCGCCCGGTCCCCGACGAGGCCGTCGGGCACGGGCATTCCGCGTCGCTCCATGTCAGTCCCCGGAGCGCACGCCGTCGAGTCCCACCCCGCGCACCGTGAGGAGCACGAACAGCCCCATCCCGGTGACGATGGCGATGTCGGCGACATTGAAGATCGCCGGGAAGCCCCACAGCTGCAGGAAGTCGATGACGTGGCCGGTGCCGAAACCGGGCTCGCGGAACAGGCGGTCGGTGACGTTGCCGAGGGCGCCGCCGAGCAGCAGCCCGAACATCCACGCCCACGCGACCGACTTGATGCGCCGCGCGAAGACGATGATGAGGATCACGACGACGACCGCGACGATCGAGAGCACCCAGGTGAAGCCGCTGCCGAGCGAGAAGGCCGCCCCGGAGTTCTTGACGAAGTGCAGTTGCAGCACCTCGCCGAGCACGGGCACCACCTGACCGAGCTCGAGGTTGGTCACCACGAGGTACTTGGCGAACTGGTCGAGGGCGAGGATGCCGAGCGCGACGACGCCGAGCAGCACGAGGGCGCGCACGCTGACGCGTGCACGCCCTGTGTCGTCCGACGTGCCCTGCGGCTCAGTTGCCGCCAAGGCCGGGGTACTCGTTGAGACGCTGCGAGTAGGCGGGGTAGTCGGGCTGCTCGGAGCTCTGCTCGGGCTGCGGTGCGTCGCTGCCGAGCTGCGGCGCGGGGAAGCCCGCGTAGGCCGGCGGCGTGGAGGCCGAGGCCGGCTGCGGCGCCGGGGCCTGGCTCAGGTCGCCGCCGAACGGCGCCTGGTACTCCGGGGTCGGGAACTCGGCGGCCTGGTACTCCGGGGCCTGGTACTCCGGCACCTGATATTCGGGCGCCTGGTACTCCGGGGCCGGGAACTCGGCGACCGGCGCGGGCTCGACCGTGCCGAAGTCGGGCGCGGGCGCCGCCTCGACCGGGGCGCCGTAGGCCGGCGCGGGGGCCGGCTGCTCGCCGTAGACCGGGGTCGCGGAGGTGATGGCCTGCTGGGCGGGCGCCTCGGCGGCCGCGATCGGCGCCGCCGACTCGAGCTCGCGCAGCTGGCCCTCGATGTAGCCCTTGAGCTTCTCGCGGTACTCGGCCTCGAAGACGCGCAGCTCCTCGACGCGGTGCTCGAGGCCCGCCTTCTCCTGCTCGAGGGTCTCGATCGCGGTGCGCTGCTGCGTCTCGGCGTCCGAGACGAGGCGCGCGGCGGTCGCGTGGCCCTCGGCGATGAGCTGGTCGCGCTTCTCCATGCCCTCGCGCACGTGCTCCTCGTGGAGGCGGCGGGCGAGCTGGAGCAGGTTGTTGGTGTTGCTCTGGTCCATCGACCCGTCCTGGCCCGCGGGGAACTCGGGGGCGGCCTGCGGCGCGGGCACCGGTGCGGGAGGTGCCGAGACGGGGGCCGGGGCGACGACGGGTGCGGGGGCGGCGGCGACGGGAGCCGGCGCGGCCGGGGCCGGCGCGACGGGCGCCTGGCTCGCGGAGCGCTGCAGCTCGCTGATGCGGCCGTCGGCGGCGACGAGCCGCTGGCGCAGCTCCTCGTTCTCCTGATTCAGGCGGCGCAGCTCGACGACCACCTCGTCGAGGAAGTCGTCCACCTCGTCCTGGTCGTATCCCTCACGGAACTTCGTGGGGTTGAACCGCTTGTTGACGACATCTTCCGGCGTCAGAGCCATGACCGCACCTCGCTTGCTTTCCATCCGGTTGTCACTCGAATCCCACAACCGTAGCAAGGTTCAGCCAGGAGTCGAAGGTGACTGGGTCTCCAGATTACAGCCGCGCGGCGTCCCGCCCTCTGCCCCCCGTTCGGTTGCCAGTGGGGCGGGTGTGACGGGTGTTACTTGTCGAAGAACCCGGCGTCGACGTCGGACTCCGCCTCGGCCTGGTCGCCGCTCACCGCGACGTGCTCGGGCGAGAGCAGGAAGACCTTGCTGGTGACGCGCTCGATCTTGCCGTAGAGACCCATCGAGAGGCCGCTCGCGAAGTCGATGAGACGGCGCGCCTCGGGCTCGCTCATCTGCGAGAGGTTGATGATGACCGGCACGCCCTCGCGGAAGCTCTCGGCGATCGTCTGCGCGTCGCGGTAGTGGCGCGGGTGCACGGTGAGGATCTCGTTCATGCCGGCGGGCGCGGGACGCGGCGCGGCGGCGCGGCGCAGGGGCGTCACGGGGGCCGGGCGCGAGGTCGCGGGCTGCGCGGCGGGCGCGGATGCGGATACCGGGGCGGCCGACTGCTCGGCGGCCTCGTCGTAGTCCTCGTCGGCCAGGCCGAGGTAGACCATCGTCTTGCGCAGCGGGTTCGCCATGTCGTCCTCCGGATCGTGCGTTCACCCCGAGATTAACCGGGGATCGGTCGCTTTCCCGTGATTGCCGTGCCGATCCGCAGGTGTGTCGCGCCCTCGAGGATGGCCTCCGCGTAGTCGCCCGACATGCCCGCCGAGATGCGGTCCGCACCGGGCGAGAGGGCGCGGATGCGCTCCGAGACCTCGCGGAGCCGGGCGAAGGCCGGACGGGCCTCCTGCCCGAGCGGCGCGACGGCCATCACGCCCGCGAGCCGCAGCCCCGGAGTGGCGAGCACGCGCTCGGCGAGTCGCTCCGCGTCGGCGGGGTCGGCGCCGCCGCGGCCGGGTTCGCCCGAGAGGTCGATCTCGAGGAAACCGTCGAGCGGCGGGGCGTCGGGCGCGGCGAGGGCGTCGACGAGCGAGTCGCGGTCGAGCGAGTGCACGGCGGCCGCGTAGCCGCGCACGGCGCGGGCCTTGTTGCTCTGCAGCTGGCCGACGAAGTGCCAGCGCAGTCCCAGCTCGGATGTCTCGGCGGCCTTCGCCTGCGCCTCCTGGTGCCGGTTCTCGCCGACGTCGCGCACGCCGAGGGCGGCGAGCTCGCGCACGAGGGATGCCGGGTGGAACTTCGTGACGACGATGCGCGTGAGCTCGCCGGGGTCGCGGCCGGCCGCGCGCGCGGCATCCGCGATGCCGGCGTCGACGGCCGCGAGCCGTTCGGCGAGGGGCGGCTCGGAGTCCACTACTTCAGGAAGTCGGGGATGTCCAGGTCGGCGTCGTCGTCGAAGTCCTCGAGCGAGGCCACCACGGGCACCTCGGGCTCGCGGGACCAGCCCTCGGCGTCCGGCACCTCGGGCGTCGCGCCCGCCGCTCCGACCGCGACCGGTACGGGGGCCTCGACGTAGCTGCTGCGCTTCTCGGGCTGCGCGGGACGCACGATCGGCTCGCCGCCGTCGAATCCGGCCGCGATGACCGTGACGCGCACCTCGTCGCCGAGGGTGTCGTCGATGACGGCGCCGAAGATGATGTTCGCCTCGGGGTGCACGGCCTCCTGCACGAGGCGGGCCGCGTCGTTGATCTCGAAGATGCCGAGGTTCGACCCGCCCTGGATCGACAGCAGCACGCCGTGCGCGCCGTCGATCGAGGCCTCGAGGAGCGGCGAGGCCACGGCGAGCTCGGCCGCCTTGATGGCGCGGTCGGCCCCCCGGCTCGCGCCGATGCCCATGAGCGCGGAGCCAGCGCCCTGCATGACCGACTTGACGTCGGCGAAGTCGAGGTTGATGAGGCCGGGGGTCGTGATGAGGTCGGTGATGCCCTGCACACCGGCGAGGAGCACCTGGTCGGCGGTCGAGAAGGCCTCGAGCATCGAGATGCCGCGGTCGCTGATCTCGAGGAGGCGGTCGTTCGGCACGACGATGAGCGTGTCGACCTCGTTCTTGAGCGCCGCGACGCCCACCTCGGCCTGCGCCTGGCGGCGCTTGCCCTCGAAGCCGAAGGGCTTGGTGACGACGCCGATCGTGAGGGCGCCGATGGACTTCGCGATGCGCGCGACGACGGGCGCGCCGCCCGTGCCGGTGCCGCCGCCCTCGCCCGCGGTCACGAAGACCATGTCGGCGCCGGTCAGGGCCTCCTCGATCTCCTCCGCGTGGTCTTCGGCGGCGCGTCGGCCGACCTCGGGATCGGCGCCCGCGCCGAGTCCGCGGGTGAGCTCACGGCCCACGTCGAGCTTGACGTCGGCGTCGCTCATGAGCAGCGCCTGGGCGTCGGTGTTGATGGCGATGAACTCGACGCCGCGCAGGCCGAGCTCGATCATCCGGTTCACCGCGTTCACGCCACCGCCGCCGATACCGACGACCTTGATGACGGCGAGGTAGTTCTGGTTCGAAGTCACGTCCGGCCTCCTGGAGAAAACCCTCAACCTCTACTTGAGGTTTGGAGTCTTTCTCAGTACTGTTGATTGCCCTCACGGTAAGCGCCCGCGACGCGCGCACCCCCGCGACACCCCGCGTGTCGCGAAACCGGAGAGCTCAGTCGGCGCGGAAGACCGCGGTGCCGGGAGCCGACACGTCGTAGAGGCCCGGACCGCTGCCGGCGTGGATCGCGAGCAGGGCGGCGAGCACGCGCGCCTTGTGGTCCGAACGGTCGGCGCTCCCCCACTCGACACGCTGATCCGAGCCAGCGAGCGTCAGCGTGACGTTGTCGCGCGTCGTGGCCGACACCGTGTCGAGCTGCGCGTGGAGCGACTCGGGCAGCGCCAGGAGCACCTCCGCGACCGAGCGGAACGCGGCCGAGTCGACGTCGTCCCCCTCGACGCGGATCACCGGCATCCCCGGGGTGCGCTCGGTCGTCGTCGCGATCACGACACCGGCCGGGTCCACGAGGTCGAACTCGGCGCCCCGCACGATCGTGCCGACCGGCGTGCGCTCGGTGATGTGCACGAGCAGGGTGCCGGGCGGGATGAGCTCGGTCGTGTAGCTGCGGATGAGGGTGAACTGCCCGAGCTCGTCGCGGATGCGGGACTCGTCGAGCAGGGCGAGCGGCACCCCGAGCTGGCCGTCGATCGCGTCGGTCAGCTGCGCGGGGTCGAGGCGGCTCGTGCCGTCGACCTGCACCTCGCGGAGGGCGAGCAGCGGGGAGTACACGGCGCCGACGCTCAGCGCGACGAGCATGACGACGATGCCGACGCCCGTGGCCCACGCGATCCGGCGACGCCGCACGCGACGGGTGAACCGCTTGAGCTCCTGCTTCTCGTAGCGCTTGCGCGCGCGCTCGGCCGCGCGGAGCTCCGCGGCGGCGACCCGATCCGCCGAGGGCC encodes:
- a CDS encoding cell division protein SepF codes for the protein MANPLRKTMVYLGLADEDYDEAAEQSAAPVSASAPAAQPATSRPAPVTPLRRAAAPRPAPAGMNEILTVHPRHYRDAQTIAESFREGVPVIINLSQMSEPEARRLIDFASGLSMGLYGKIERVTSKVFLLSPEHVAVSGDQAEAESDVDAGFFDK
- the ftsZ gene encoding cell division protein FtsZ, which codes for MTSNQNYLAVIKVVGIGGGGVNAVNRMIELGLRGVEFIAINTDAQALLMSDADVKLDVGRELTRGLGAGADPEVGRRAAEDHAEEIEEALTGADMVFVTAGEGGGTGTGGAPVVARIAKSIGALTIGVVTKPFGFEGKRRQAQAEVGVAALKNEVDTLIVVPNDRLLEISDRGISMLEAFSTADQVLLAGVQGITDLITTPGLINLDFADVKSVMQGAGSALMGIGASRGADRAIKAAELAVASPLLEASIDGAHGVLLSIQGGSNLGIFEINDAARLVQEAVHPEANIIFGAVIDDTLGDEVRVTVIAAGFDGGEPIVRPAQPEKRSSYVEAPVPVAVGAAGATPEVPDAEGWSREPEVPVVASLEDFDDDADLDIPDFLK
- a CDS encoding YggS family pyridoxal phosphate-dependent enzyme, which codes for MDSEPPLAERLAAVDAGIADAARAAGRDPGELTRIVVTKFHPASLVRELAALGVRDVGENRHQEAQAKAAETSELGLRWHFVGQLQSNKARAVRGYAAAVHSLDRDSLVDALAAPDAPPLDGFLEIDLSGEPGRGGADPADAERLAERVLATPGLRLAGVMAVAPLGQEARPAFARLREVSERIRALSPGADRISAGMSGDYAEAILEGATHLRIGTAITGKRPIPG
- a CDS encoding FtsQ-type POTRA domain-containing protein — protein: MKRPEGFDAPEPVAPARDKAARTAVREKPAAKPAAPRPIREEQAREKPVKARREKAARPPRPSADRVAAAELRAAERARKRYEKQELKRFTRRVRRRRIAWATGVGIVVMLVALSVGAVYSPLLALREVQVDGTSRLDPAQLTDAIDGQLGVPLALLDESRIRDELGQFTLIRSYTTELIPPGTLLVHITERTPVGTIVRGAEFDLVDPAGVVIATTTERTPGMPVIRVEGDDVDSAAFRSVAEVLLALPESLHAQLDTVSATTRDNVTLTLAGSDQRVEWGSADRSDHKARVLAALLAIHAGSGPGLYDVSAPGTAVFRAD